One Phocoena sinus isolate mPhoSin1 chromosome 13, mPhoSin1.pri, whole genome shotgun sequence DNA segment encodes these proteins:
- the C13H2orf49 gene encoding ashwin isoform X2, producing the protein MMAGYVGGRSCPDSELLLHPELLSQEFLLLTLEQKNITVENDMRVNKDSLTDLYVQHAIPLPQRDLPKNRWGKVMEKKREQHEIKNETKRSSTADGFRKRPLIVFDGSSTSTSIKVKKTENGDNDRLKSRPQAGATSNAFRKLSDSSSGVSPLILSSNLPTNNRMEHSNNDTQQNHDLTHRKSPSGPVKSPPLSPVGSTPVKLKRAAPREEAEAEAAVPEAVSGRPAV; encoded by the exons ATGATGGCGGGGTATGTGGGCGGTCGCAGCTGCCCCGATTCGGAGCTGCTGCTGCACCCGGAGCTGCTGTCCCAGGAGTTCCTTCTCCTCACTCTGGAGCAG AAGAACATAACTGTTGAAAATGACATGAGAGTAAACAAAGACAGTCTGACCGATCTTTATGTTCAGCATGCAATACCACTGCCTCAGAGAGATTTGCCAAAGAATAGATGGGGGAAggtgatggaaaagaaaagagaacaacaTGAGATAAAAAATGAGACGAAAAG GAGTAGCACTGCAGACGGCTTTCGGAAAAGACCCCTCATCGTGTTTGACGGGAGTTCAACAAGTACAAGCATAAAAGTGAAGAAGACCGAGAACGGAGACAATGACCGACTCAAGTCCCGGCCTCAGGCCGGCGCTACCAGTAATGCCTTTCGAAAATTGTCAGATTCCTCTTCAGGTGTTTCACCCCTAATTTTGTCTTCCAATTTGCCTACGAACAATAGAATGGAACACAGTAATAATGACACTCAACAGAACCATGACTTAACGCATAGGAAGAGTCCTTCCGGCCCTGTGAAGTCGCCGCCTTTGTCGCCTGTAGGCAGTACTCCGGTGAAGTTAAAGCGCGCCGCTCCCAGGGAGGAGGCCGAGGCCGAGGCCGCG GTTCCAGAGGCAGTAAGTGGCCGGCCTGCAGTTTGA
- the C13H2orf49 gene encoding ashwin isoform X1, with product MMAGYVGGRSCPDSELLLHPELLSQEFLLLTLEQKNITVENDMRVNKDSLTDLYVQHAIPLPQRDLPKNRWGKVMEKKREQHEIKNETKRSSTADGFRKRPLIVFDGSSTSTSIKVKKTENGDNDRLKSRPQAGATSNAFRKLSDSSSGVSPLILSSNLPTNNRMEHSNNDTQQNHDLTHRKSPSGPVKSPPLSPVGSTPVKLKRAAPREEAEAEAANNLKPPEAKRKIQHVTWP from the exons ATGATGGCGGGGTATGTGGGCGGTCGCAGCTGCCCCGATTCGGAGCTGCTGCTGCACCCGGAGCTGCTGTCCCAGGAGTTCCTTCTCCTCACTCTGGAGCAG AAGAACATAACTGTTGAAAATGACATGAGAGTAAACAAAGACAGTCTGACCGATCTTTATGTTCAGCATGCAATACCACTGCCTCAGAGAGATTTGCCAAAGAATAGATGGGGGAAggtgatggaaaagaaaagagaacaacaTGAGATAAAAAATGAGACGAAAAG GAGTAGCACTGCAGACGGCTTTCGGAAAAGACCCCTCATCGTGTTTGACGGGAGTTCAACAAGTACAAGCATAAAAGTGAAGAAGACCGAGAACGGAGACAATGACCGACTCAAGTCCCGGCCTCAGGCCGGCGCTACCAGTAATGCCTTTCGAAAATTGTCAGATTCCTCTTCAGGTGTTTCACCCCTAATTTTGTCTTCCAATTTGCCTACGAACAATAGAATGGAACACAGTAATAATGACACTCAACAGAACCATGACTTAACGCATAGGAAGAGTCCTTCCGGCCCTGTGAAGTCGCCGCCTTTGTCGCCTGTAGGCAGTACTCCGGTGAAGTTAAAGCGCGCCGCTCCCAGGGAGGAGGCCGAGGCCGAGGCCGCG AATAACCTGAAGCCCCCAGAAGCAAAGAGGAAGATACAGCATGTTACATGGCCGTGA
- the FHL2 gene encoding four and a half LIM domains protein 2 isoform X2, with protein sequence MPGTRKMEYKGSSWHETCFICHRCQQPIGTKSFIPKDGQNFCVPCYERQYALQCVQCKKPVTSGGVTYREQPWHRECFVCTACKKPLSGQRFTSRDEFAYCLGCFCDLYAKKCAGCASPISGLGGTKYISFEERQWHNDCFNCKKCSLSLVGRGFLTERDDILCPDCGKDI encoded by the exons ATGCCAG GCACCCGTAAGATGGAGTACAAGGGTAGTAGCTGGCACGAGACCTGCTTCATCTGCCATCGCTGCCAGCAGCCCATCGGAACCAAGAGCTTCATCCCGAAGGACGGCCAGAACTTCTGCGTGCCCTGCTACGAAAGGCAGTATGCCTTGCAGTGCGTTCAGTGCAAAAAG CCCGTCACCAGCGGGGGCGTCACGTACCGGGAGCAGCCCTGGCACCGCGAGTGCTTCGTGTGCACCGCCTGCAAGAAGCCTCTGTCGGGCCAGCGCTTCACGTCCCGCGACGAGTTCGCCTACTGCCTGGGCTGCTTCTGCGACCTGTACGCCAAGAAGTGCGCCGGCTGCGCCAGCCCCATCAGCG GACTGGGCGGCACTAAGTACATCTCCTTCGAGGAGCGGCAGTGGCACAACGACTGCTTTAACTGCAAGAAGTGCTCGCTGTCGCTGGTGGGGCGAGGCTTCCTCACGGAGAGGGACGACATCCTGTGCCCTGACTGCGGGAAGGACATCTGA
- the FHL2 gene encoding four and a half LIM domains protein 2 isoform X1 gives MTERFDCHHCEDSLFGRKYILREERPYCVACFEALFASTCEECGKLIGCDCKDLSYKDRHWHEACFHCSRCRGSLVDKPFAAKEDQLLCTDCYSQEYSSRCQECKKSIMPGTRKMEYKGSSWHETCFICHRCQQPIGTKSFIPKDGQNFCVPCYERQYALQCVQCKKPVTSGGVTYREQPWHRECFVCTACKKPLSGQRFTSRDEFAYCLGCFCDLYAKKCAGCASPISGLGGTKYISFEERQWHNDCFNCKKCSLSLVGRGFLTERDDILCPDCGKDI, from the exons ATGACCGAGCGCTTCGACTGCCACCACTGCGAGGACTCCCTCTTCGGCAGGAAGTACATCCTGCGGGAGGAGCGGCCCTACTGCGTGGCCTGCTTCGAGGCCCTCTTCGCCAGCACGTGCGAGGAGTGCGGGAAGCTGATTGGCTGCGACTGCAAG GACTTGTCCTACAAGGACCGGCACTGGCACGAGGCCTGTTTCCACTGCTCGCGGTGCAGGGGGTCCCTTGTGGACAAGCCATTCGCTGCCAAGGAGGACCAGCTGCTCTGCACCGACTGCTACTCGCAGGAGTACTCGTCCCGCTGCCAGGAGTGCAAGAAGAGTATCATGCCAG GCACCCGTAAGATGGAGTACAAGGGTAGTAGCTGGCACGAGACCTGCTTCATCTGCCATCGCTGCCAGCAGCCCATCGGAACCAAGAGCTTCATCCCGAAGGACGGCCAGAACTTCTGCGTGCCCTGCTACGAAAGGCAGTATGCCTTGCAGTGCGTTCAGTGCAAAAAG CCCGTCACCAGCGGGGGCGTCACGTACCGGGAGCAGCCCTGGCACCGCGAGTGCTTCGTGTGCACCGCCTGCAAGAAGCCTCTGTCGGGCCAGCGCTTCACGTCCCGCGACGAGTTCGCCTACTGCCTGGGCTGCTTCTGCGACCTGTACGCCAAGAAGTGCGCCGGCTGCGCCAGCCCCATCAGCG GACTGGGCGGCACTAAGTACATCTCCTTCGAGGAGCGGCAGTGGCACAACGACTGCTTTAACTGCAAGAAGTGCTCGCTGTCGCTGGTGGGGCGAGGCTTCCTCACGGAGAGGGACGACATCCTGTGCCCTGACTGCGGGAAGGACATCTGA